A genome region from Paradevosia shaoguanensis includes the following:
- a CDS encoding carbohydrate kinase family protein: protein MHRPAFNCDVLVTGEYFCDLIYAGLPEAPRLGAEYYARDLTVLPGGTYNIALALSRLGLDTLWACDFGNDLFSRLVMEQAEHDGLDGRLFNHLDRSVQRVTSAFSLAGDRGFLSFSETPVAPPPANTLQQARPQWLVQTFRFEPEWLSFIEAAREQGVKIFADCRHPDFTLDTPGVRAFLATLTIFSPNEAEAIGMTGLPNPEAALDRLGELVPVVAMKRGGQGASVIVNGERFDIAAPRVEVVDATGAGDAFNGGFLLGLVNRLPLQACVELAVLCGSLSTTGYGALAAPTLMELKEFANRHGREIPFQEVML, encoded by the coding sequence ATGCACAGGCCTGCGTTCAATTGCGATGTCCTCGTCACGGGCGAGTACTTTTGCGACCTCATTTATGCCGGCCTGCCAGAGGCGCCGCGCCTCGGGGCCGAGTATTACGCCCGCGACCTCACGGTTCTGCCTGGCGGCACCTACAACATCGCGCTGGCCCTGAGCCGGCTTGGTCTCGATACCCTCTGGGCCTGCGATTTCGGCAACGACCTCTTCAGCCGCCTCGTGATGGAGCAGGCTGAGCATGATGGTCTCGACGGACGCCTCTTCAACCACCTCGACCGGTCGGTCCAGCGCGTCACCTCGGCGTTCTCGCTGGCGGGTGACCGCGGCTTTCTCAGCTTCAGCGAAACGCCCGTCGCTCCGCCGCCCGCCAACACGCTTCAGCAGGCGCGGCCGCAATGGCTGGTGCAGACGTTCCGCTTCGAGCCCGAATGGCTCTCGTTCATCGAGGCGGCCAGGGAGCAGGGCGTCAAGATCTTCGCCGATTGCCGGCACCCCGATTTCACGCTCGACACGCCAGGCGTCCGAGCGTTCCTTGCCACCCTCACCATCTTCTCGCCCAACGAGGCCGAGGCCATCGGCATGACCGGGCTGCCTAACCCCGAGGCCGCGCTCGACCGTCTGGGCGAACTCGTGCCGGTCGTCGCCATGAAGCGCGGCGGGCAGGGGGCGAGTGTCATCGTCAATGGCGAGCGCTTCGACATTGCCGCGCCGCGCGTCGAGGTCGTCGATGCGACCGGGGCCGGTGATGCCTTCAATGGCGGGTTCCTTCTGGGCCTCGTCAATCGCCTGCCGCTTCAGGCCTGCGTCGAACTGGCGGTACTTTGCGGATCGCTTTCCACCACCGGTTACGGCGCTTTGGCGGCGCCGACGCTGATGGAGCTCAAAGAGTTCGCAAATCGCCACGGGCGCGAAATTCCGTTCCAAGAGGTGATGTTGTAA
- a CDS encoding ABC transporter substrate-binding protein, protein MPPFEEIVSKYQAAHPDVKIEIQHAPWSGYFTRLDAQLAAGGGPDVFFITNVPSYAARGALMPLDDLIKADAFPIDQYVPKSLQTHTYEGKLYSIPRDSAPSALYYNIDAFTEAGVSPPDANWKWDDLRKAAVALTKTDGGRVTRYGLALESNDWATWVQQNGGQVFDDPLNPTKFLLAEPAGVEAIQYIGDLINKDKVVPNFLEAEQAGGTAQLFGSGQAAMTITNPSRLGTFAQAPFKWAVANLPAGPTGIHSNRTGGAGFAINANTKNKDAAWAFLQYLAGPEGQSIFASATAAAVPAMTGNPEVRAAFKAPFADVFLKEADTGEQFPQFPRFVDLSNLYIQPALDLVWNGESTAADALGAIKDKVNAELAKK, encoded by the coding sequence TTGCCGCCGTTCGAGGAGATCGTCTCCAAGTATCAGGCGGCTCATCCCGACGTGAAGATCGAGATCCAACACGCGCCCTGGTCGGGCTATTTCACGCGGCTGGATGCTCAATTGGCCGCCGGCGGCGGGCCGGACGTGTTCTTCATCACCAACGTGCCGAGCTATGCGGCCCGTGGCGCCCTGATGCCGCTCGACGATCTCATCAAGGCCGATGCCTTCCCGATCGATCAATACGTGCCCAAGTCGCTCCAGACTCACACCTACGAGGGCAAGCTCTACTCGATCCCGCGCGATAGCGCACCGAGTGCCCTCTACTACAATATCGATGCCTTCACCGAGGCTGGCGTCTCGCCGCCGGATGCGAACTGGAAGTGGGATGATCTGCGCAAGGCGGCGGTCGCGCTCACCAAGACCGATGGCGGTCGCGTGACGCGCTATGGTCTCGCGCTCGAATCTAACGACTGGGCGACCTGGGTGCAGCAGAATGGCGGTCAGGTGTTCGATGATCCGCTGAACCCCACCAAGTTCCTGCTGGCCGAGCCGGCTGGCGTCGAGGCCATCCAGTACATCGGCGACCTCATCAACAAGGACAAGGTGGTGCCCAACTTCCTCGAGGCCGAGCAGGCGGGCGGCACCGCCCAGCTCTTCGGCAGCGGGCAGGCGGCGATGACCATCACCAATCCGTCGCGTCTCGGCACGTTCGCGCAGGCGCCGTTCAAGTGGGCGGTGGCCAATCTGCCGGCCGGCCCCACCGGCATCCATTCCAACCGTACGGGCGGCGCCGGTTTTGCCATCAATGCCAATACCAAGAACAAGGATGCTGCCTGGGCCTTCCTGCAATATCTCGCGGGGCCCGAAGGTCAGTCGATCTTCGCCAGCGCGACGGCGGCTGCGGTTCCGGCCATGACGGGCAATCCAGAAGTACGCGCGGCGTTCAAGGCGCCCTTCGCCGATGTCTTCCTCAAGGAAGCCGATACCGGCGAGCAGTTCCCGCAATTCCCGCGCTTCGTCGACCTGTCCAACCTCTACATCCAGCCGGCGCTCGACCTGGTCTGGAACGGGGAAAGCACCGCTGCCGATGCGCTCGGGGCGATCAAGGACAAGGTCAACGCCGAGCTGGCCAAGAAGTAG
- a CDS encoding amidohydrolase family protein: MRVFDAHVHYGFWEKLFSRNAEEGFLEKLSDVCAESGIEKVALLANPGRGNDALAGALERRPDLIVAMGRLQLDKDPVSLVEDFYQRGFHGIKITGVSRNYDDPAYYPFYEAAQARGLRILFHTGILGGPVDYLEGGKEDAWKAIPEGEAEEALVTRLSREIKRERYGFSSARMQPIYLDTIAFYFPELFIIGAHLGWPDYRTSCAVARWRPRLYFDISGGDVVHNHIVEGGYIGKEISPRKLVYGSDSDLKRVPGDIARWKAAFDKMGLSADDQDRIFYRNAAYIFGIDK; this comes from the coding sequence ATGCGCGTCTTTGATGCACACGTCCATTACGGGTTCTGGGAAAAGCTGTTTTCGCGCAATGCGGAGGAAGGTTTCCTCGAAAAGCTCTCCGATGTCTGCGCGGAGTCCGGCATCGAGAAGGTCGCGTTGCTCGCCAATCCGGGGCGCGGCAACGATGCGCTGGCCGGTGCCCTTGAGCGCCGCCCCGATCTCATCGTGGCCATGGGCCGGCTCCAGCTCGACAAGGACCCGGTGAGCCTGGTCGAGGACTTCTACCAGCGCGGTTTCCACGGCATCAAGATCACCGGCGTTTCGCGCAATTACGACGATCCGGCCTATTACCCGTTCTACGAAGCTGCCCAGGCCCGCGGCCTGCGCATCCTCTTCCACACCGGCATTCTCGGTGGTCCCGTCGACTATCTCGAGGGCGGCAAGGAGGATGCGTGGAAGGCCATTCCCGAAGGGGAGGCCGAGGAGGCGCTGGTGACGCGGCTCTCGCGCGAGATCAAGCGCGAGCGCTACGGCTTCTCCAGCGCGCGCATGCAACCGATCTACCTCGATACCATCGCCTTCTACTTCCCCGAACTCTTCATCATCGGGGCGCATCTGGGCTGGCCGGATTACCGCACGTCCTGTGCCGTCGCGCGCTGGCGTCCGCGGCTCTATTTCGACATCAGCGGCGGCGACGTGGTGCATAACCACATCGTGGAAGGCGGCTATATCGGCAAGGAAATCTCGCCGCGCAAGCTCGTCTATGGCTCGGATTCCGATCTCAAGCGTGTACCGGGCGATATCGCCCGCTGGAAGGCTGCCTTCGACAAGATGGGGCTTTCCGCCGACGATCAGGATCGTATCTTCTACCGCAACGCGGCCTACATATTC